Below is a window of Defluviimonas sp. SAOS-178_SWC DNA.
GCGCGTAGAGCGAGAAGACCGGACCGGCGGGGGTAAAGTCCCGGCCGGGCATCGCCACATCGGCCCAACGCGTCCAGTCATCGGCCCAGGCGCTGTCGGTCAGACAGGGAAGGCCGGCAAGGTCTTCGGGCGCCGCCAGGCGGGTGGCAAGCACCGGGGCGCAGACCGGGAAGATGTCGTCGCCCGCCAGCGCCCTGCCCTCGCCCGCCGGCCGGTAGAAAAGGTTCAGGTCGAACGGCGCGCGCTTCAGGTCGGGCGGGGCCTCCATCGCGGTGATGGAGATCGTGATCTCGGGCGCCGCGGCGCGCAGACCCGGCAGCCGGGGCGAGAGCCAGAGCTGGGCGATGGCGGGCAAGGTCGCGATATGGACCGTGCGGGGCGCCGCCTCGGCCCTGAGCCCCTGCACGGCCAAGCCCAGCCGATCGAAGGCCTCGGTGAAGTCGGGCAGGACCCGCCGGCCAAGGGCGGTCAGCCGCACCCCCTTGGCGTCGCGGTCGAAAAGCGCCGCCCCCAACGCGTCTTCCAGAGCCTTGACATGGGAGGTGACGGCCCCCGGCGTGACGCCGAGTTCGGTGGCCGCGGCGGCGAACCCGCCAAGCCGCGCCGCAGCCTCGAAGGCACGGAGGGCGTTGAGCGGCAGGCCTTTCGGGCGTGGCGGGGCGACGGGCATGGGTGCCTCAGTTTTTCTAGCCCTAAATTTTCGCAAATCTGATTTGCGCGGGCAAGCGCAGTTTGCTCGACTGGCCGCAACAGAGGAGTCACACCATGCCGCATCTTGCCAGCCGTCCCTGGGTTCCCGCCGCCTGCGAAGCGCTTGTCCAGCGCCAGGCCGCTGAGACCGCCGACCCGTCCGACATCGTCGCCGCCCGCATCGAGACGCTGATCGGACGCAACGCAGAGATCCACGACCGCGACTGCTTCAACCTCAACCCGGCGACGAACGTGATGAACCCTCTGGCCGAGGCGGCCCTGTCGCGCGGGCTCGGCTCGCGGCCCTCGCTCGGCTATCCGGGCGACAAGTACGAGATGGGGCTGGAGGCCATCGAGGAAATCGAGGTCATCTGCGCCGAACTCGCCGCCGAGGTCTTCGGGGC
It encodes the following:
- a CDS encoding LysR family transcriptional regulator, which translates into the protein MPVAPPRPKGLPLNALRAFEAAARLGGFAAAATELGVTPGAVTSHVKALEDALGAALFDRDAKGVRLTALGRRVLPDFTEAFDRLGLAVQGLRAEAAPRTVHIATLPAIAQLWLSPRLPGLRAAAPEITISITAMEAPPDLKRAPFDLNLFYRPAGEGRALAGDDIFPVCAPVLATRLAAPEDLAGLPCLTDSAWADDWTRWADVAMPGRDFTPAGPVFSLYALAVEEAVNGAGVLIGHSALVQAHLDSGALVAPFARRVATGLALTLWSARGLRPSSPAARVADWLASGPDGGG